A stretch of the Aspergillus puulaauensis MK2 DNA, chromosome 6, nearly complete sequence genome encodes the following:
- a CDS encoding uncharacterized protein (COG:S;~EggNog:ENOG410PWX2;~InterPro:IPR021858) has translation MGKSYIDFLVGWEIHDPWSFYELAGCPGALIVQISKLTQLAEQREIALSMEWLTFNEEPVWKIHKEISEWNDESFQLPDNTSKYEHLADADAEELIHEQHDRYHCVEAWRYALLLYIERLFGTSGRQLRRLEITISARQILDHVRCCRQSSQAQKQLLLPVFLAGSEAQDEEQRQFANAYCLFWEQKSRYGMFSSVPVLLNEIWSTGQWWGAVIDSKTRKPSMSKQGATQLLFG, from the coding sequence ATGGGGAAGTCCTATATTGATTTCCTCGTTGGATGGGAAATACATGACCCTTGGTCTTTTTACGAGCTCGCTGGATGTCCAGGCGCATTAATCGTCCAGATATCTAAGCTCACCCAACTTGCCGAACAGCGTGAGATCGCTCTTTCTATGGAATGGCTGACCTTCAACGAAGAGCCTGTTTGGAAGATCCACAAGGAGATATCCGAGTGGAACGATGAGAGCTTCCAATTGCCTGACAACACGAGCAAATATGAACACCTGGCCGATGCGGACGCAGAAGAGCTCATTCACGAACAGCACGATCGGTACCATTGTGTCGAGGCATGGCGGTACGCGCTTCTACTGTACATCGAACGACTTTTCGGAACCAGTGGTCGACAACTACGACGTCTTGAAATCACAATATCCGCACGGCAGATTCTTGATCATGTTCGGTGCTGTCGACAGTCATCTCAAGCGCAGAAGCAGTTGTTGCTCCCTGTTTTCCTGGCAGGGAGCGAGGCACAAGATGAAGAACAGCGGCAGTTTGCAAACGCTTATTGCCTTTTCTGGGAGCAAAAGAGTCGGTACGGCATGTTCAGCTCGGTGCCTGTTTTGCTCAATGAAATATGGTCAACGGGGCAGTGGTGGGGGGCTGTCATTGACAGCAAAACGAGGAAGCCTTCAATGTCAAAACAGGGAGCGACCCAGCTCTTGTTCGGTTGA
- a CDS encoding uncharacterized protein (COG:S;~EggNog:ENOG410PW28;~InterPro:IPR013320), whose translation MPDTVQPPQIIGYAQPWIVSPGESVDIKLSSTDRRYSHRLVRLIQGYSGPHAPPLVEEEIEEVPRGEHDNGHYQSANPGSYALIPSWEDVPHNPDAGIQVELYFQPYLLQTEQYCQSLISCLDVSSHTGFAVILRNSRLAILLGTGSRIEVLESQFPVNRWRWIHVHLEVSGRSVSSKIEQLNRLVEKSPSPEVVTETLGSPLVLGSNALLFGAAMFRSPDELSARPSCFYNGRLDSPSVVSSGTVIARYDFSLKMTSDAIVDTSGNRCHGYLINSPTRAVKGHDWDGSEPDWTKAKYGYGAIHFHEDDLDDAQWSTSFSVTIPRMARSGAYAVEVKSLEGTGGRDMVTFFVRPNAESKATVALVMTTFTYLAYANERMFDQTRSSAMTTPDGVPVARGNEYVDRLDQRPDLGLSAYDVHRDGSPCAYSTALRPILNVRPGYVHWALDRPREFSADLLMVGFLEKLGVSYDIVTDHCLHTQGQEALSRFDTVITGCHPEYQSLQTLDAFAGFARAGGNLMYLGGNGFYWVAEIDTARAHRLEVRKGDQGCRSVTFPAGERMHSISGMQGGLWRSRGRAANYLFGIGPCAFGTGKGKPYRANTAYASNPRLSWIFDGINLKDPIGEHGFGGGASGDEIDRLDYELGSPPHTFVLATSEQHDDSFGLFNEDSMFPMVNTLGSSCDRVRSDLTYYETAGGGAVFSVGSINWMSSLGWDAYENNVARMTSNVIHEFSRRGRG comes from the exons ATGCCAGACACCGTCCAACCCCCCCAGATAATCGGCTATGCCCAGCCGTGGATAGTGTCTCCAGGAGAGTCAGTCGATATCAAA CTTTCGTCTACCGATAGACGATATTCCCATCGGCTGGTCCGTCTTATCCAAGGCTACAGTGGGCCACATGCCCCGCCgcttgttgaagaggagatCGAAGAAGTCCCTAGAGGAGAGCACGACAATGGACACTACCAGTCAGCCAACCCAGGGTCTTACGCGCTCATACCCTCGTGGGAGGATGTTCCGCACAACCCCGACGCTGGCATTCAAGTGGAACTATATTTCCAGCCGTATCTGCTGCAGACAGAGCAATATTGTCAGAGTCTGATTTCCTGCCTCGACGTGAGCTCTCACACGGGATTTGCGGTGATCCTGCGAAACTCGAGGCTGGCGATTCTTTTAGGTACCGGTAGCAGAATTGAGGTCCTGGAAAGCCAGTTTCCTGTCAATCGCTGGCGGTGGATTCACGTACACCTGGAGGTTTCTGGCCGCAGCGTCAGCTCAAAGATCGAGCAGTTGAATCGCCTGGTGGAGAAGTCACCGTCCCCAGAAGTCGTCACGGAGACCTTGGGATCGCCGTTGGTTTTGGGCTCTAATGCTTTACTCTTTGGCGCCGCCATGTTTCGATCGCCGGACGAGCTGAGCGCCAGACCCTCGTGCTTCTATAACGGCCGCCTTGACTCCCCCTCAGTCGTCAGCTCTGGGACGGTGATCGCACGATACGACTTCTCCCTGAAAATGACAAGCGATGCCATCGTCGATACATCTGGGAACAGGTGTCATGGGTATCTCATCAATTCACCGACCCGAGCAGTGAAAGGGCATGACTGGGATGGCTCTGAACCAGATTGGACCAAAGCAAAGTACGGTTACGGGGCGATTCACTTCCACGAAGACGACCTGGACGATGCACAGTGGTCGACCAGCTTCTCTGTAACCATACCTCGGATGGCCCGGTCCGGTGCCTACGCGGTGGAGGTGAAGAGTCTTGAAGGCACGGGGGGGCGAGATATGGTGACCTTCTTCGTCCGCCCAAATGCAGAGTCAAAGGCAACTGTGGCCCTTGTCATGACCACGTTCACCTATCTTGCATATGCAAACGAGCGTATGTTTGATCAGACTCGGTCGTCCGCAATGACAACCCCAGACGGAGTCCCTGTTGCAAGAGGAAACGAATATGTCGACAGGCTAGACCAGCGGCCTGACCTGGGTCTCTCGGCCTACGATGTCCACAGAGACGGTTCTCCCTGTGCATATTCCACTGCCCTTCGACCAATCCTGAACGTGCGCCCAGGATATGTGCACTGGGCATTGGACCGCCCTCGGGAATTCAGTGCAGATTTGCTTATGGTCGGCTTCCTAGAGAAACTCGGGGTTTCCTACGACATCGTCACAGACCACTGCCTCCATACCCAAGGCCAAGAGGCCCTCTCCCGATTTGATACCGTGATTACAGGCTGCCACCCAGAATACCAGTCGCTGCAGACGCTGGATGCCTTTGCAGGATTTGCGAGGGCAGGTGGCAATTTGATGTACTTGGGTGGCAACGGGTTCTACTGGGTTGCGGAAATCGACACAGCCCGTGCACATCGTCTTGAAGTTAGAAAGGGAGATCAAGGCTGTCGCTCTGTGACCTTTCCGGCTGGTGAACGGATGCATAGTATAAGTGGTATGCAGGGCGGGCTTTGGCGAAGTCGCGGACGGGCTGCTAACTATTTGTTTGGCATCGGCCCGTGTGCGTTTGGAACGGGGAAAGGGAAACCATACAGGGCGAACACAGCGTATGCCAGCAATCCGCGGTTATCGTGGATTTTCGACGGTATTAATCTGAAAGACCCAATTGGTGAACATGggttcggtggtggtgccagTGGCGATGAAATTGATCGCTTGGATTATGAGCTTGGGTCACCGCCGCATACATTTGTCCTGGCTACCAGCGAACAGCATGATGATAGCTTTGGCCTGTTTAACGAAGACTCGATGTTTCCAATGGTAAACACACTGGGGTCCAGCTGTGACCGGGTTAGAAGCGATCTGACATACTACGAGACAGCGGGGGGTGGTGCGGTGTTCTCCGTAGGCAGTATCAATTGGATGAGCAGCCTGGGATGGGATGCGTATGAGAATAATGTTGCGAGAATGACAAGCAACGTAATCCACGAGTTTTCAAGACGGGGAAGGGGCTGA
- a CDS encoding aminotransferase class IV (COG:E;~EggNog:ENOG410PW4J;~InterPro:IPR036038,IPR001544,IPR043131,IPR043132;~PFAM:PF01063;~go_function: GO:0003824 - catalytic activity [Evidence IEA]), with amino-acid sequence MTTMQKVFAAYQERQAVLAASTNPFAQGVAWVEGELSPLHQARIPLLDQGFMHSDLTYDVPSVWDGHFFRLDDHIDRLDASCGKLRLKLPLPREEVKRILVDMVRRSGIRDAFVEIIVTRGLKGVRGTDPKDIKNSIYMFIQPYVWCMEPEVQAHGGTAIVARTVRRTPPGSMDPTVKNLQWGDLVRGLHEAADRGAEYPFLTDGDTNLTEGSGFNIVLVKDGVLFTPSRGVLEGITRKSVIDAARANGLEIRVELVPIQKLYDADEVFMCTTAGGIMPITTLDARPIKDGQVGPITKKIWDTYWAMHYQDAYSFEIPY; translated from the coding sequence ATGACGACTATGCAGAAAGTCTTTGCCGCCTATCAGGAGCGACAGGCGGTTCTCGCTGCCAGCACAAACCCCTTTGCCCAAGGTGTTGCCTGGGTTGAGGGCGAACTCTCTCCGCTCCACCAAGCCCGAATTCCTTTGCTGGACCAGGGGTTCATGCACAGCGACCTTACCTACGATGTGCCCTCCGTTTGGGACGGCCACTTCTTCCGTCTGGATGATCACATCGACCGCCTCGACGCCAGCTGTGGAAAACTTCGCCTGAAGCTGCCCTTGCCCCGTGAGGAGGTGAAACGCATCTTGGTAGATATGGTCAGAAGGTCTGGTATCCGGGACGCCTTTGTTGAGATCATCGTGACCCGCGGCCTTAAAGGAGTCCGAGGAACAGACCCGAAAGATATCAAAAACAGTATCTACATGTTTATTCAGCCCTATGTTTGGTGTATGGAACCCGAGGTCCAAGCCCACGGCGGAACTGCTATCGTTGCGCGGACTGTACGCCGAACCCCGCCAGGTTCAATGGACCCTACAGTTAAAAATCTTCAGTGGGGAGACCTCGTGCGTGGCCTGCATGAGGCTGCTGACCGGGGCGCAGAATATCCATTTCTGACAGATGGCGATACCAATCTTACGGAAGGCTCCGGCTTCAATATTGTTCTGGTCAAAGATGGTGTCCTGTTCACTCCATCCCGTGGAGTCCTCGAGGGCATAACTCGCAAAAGTGTCATTGATGCCGCGCGAGCGAATGGTCTTGAGATTCGAGTTGAGCTCGTCCCTATCCAGAAGCTCTACGATGCGGATGAGGTCTTCATGTGCACGACTGCGGGTGGAATCATGCCCATCACTACACTGGATGCACGACCGATCAAGGATGGGCAAGTCGGGCCCATCACGAAGAAGATCTGGGACACCTACTGGGCTATGCACTACCAGGATGCCTACAGCTTCGAAATCCCTTACTGA
- a CDS encoding flavin-containing monooxygenase (COG:P;~EggNog:ENOG410PFFN;~InterPro:IPR020946,IPR036188;~PFAM:PF13450;~TransMembrane:1 (o523-540i);~antiSMASH:Cluster_6.5;~go_function: GO:0004499 - N,N-dimethylaniline monooxygenase activity [Evidence IEA];~go_function: GO:0050660 - flavin adenine dinucleotide binding [Evidence IEA];~go_function: GO:0050661 - NADP binding [Evidence IEA];~go_process: GO:0055114 - oxidation-reduction process [Evidence IEA]) — MAQEHGKNIPSYSQIACVGAGISGIALGATLKRWYNLDDIRLFERHSDCGGTWHISSYPGCACDVPSALYSYSFAPNPEWTKLMPSFEEIQAYQRAVADRYGLRDKMTFRTEVKECFWREDASRWLMVLRNVDTDEISYHECQILFGATGILVEPRPCDIPGASTFKGSLFHSARWDHDVSLEGKKVVVIGNGCTAAQIVPAIMQPSTSVTQIIRSQHWVVDRGNFTYPPWMIWAFRHIPLLHRLHRFAIYQGAEADWQLFPMTKPAAQYRQKRRVEIESYMRRTAPAKYHDILIPDFEVGCKRRIFDCNYLDSLHNEKMLLTDAKILEIVPEGLQTSNGLIEADVIVLATGFNTNTFLPGIQVYGRNSKTVEEHWGRNHGPGAYNTTSMNGFPNFFLLLGPNTITGHTSAIMATENSVNYALRILKPVLDGSAASVEPKLSAEDDYIDKVQAACQNTVWHSGGCNSWYINDKKWNATAYPWTQAHFWYRCLFPVWTDWNIKEGAKNCEQWVQKPARTGRKQLLLIILFIIWAGIYKKRLNIRGVASTRRIVSDLRRRVGY; from the exons ATGGCGCAGGAACATGGCAAAAACATCCCCTCCTACAGCCAAATCGCCTGCGTCGGCGCTGGCATCAGTGGGATCGCACTCGGCGCCACGCTGAAACGATGGTACAACCTGGACGACATCCGCCTGTTCGAGCGCCATAGCGACTGCGGAGGAACATGGCATATTAGCTCGTACCCTG GCTGTGCATGCGATGTACCCAGTGCGCTATACAGCTACTCCTTTGCACCAAACCCAGAATGGACCAAGTTGATGCCCTCGTTCGAGGAGATTCAAGCCTACCAGCGAGCTGTGGCAGACCGGTATGGACTGCGCGATAAAATGACCTTTCGTACAGAGGTGAAAGAGTGTTTCTGGAGGGAGGACGCTTCACGGTGGCTGATGGTACTGCGGAATGTTGATACCGATGAGATCTCCTACCACGAATGTCAGATCCTTTTTGGAGCGACGGGCATCCTAGTTGAGCCTCGTCCTTGCGATATTCCTGGGGCGTCGACCTTCAAGGGATCCCTCTTCCACTCTGCGCGGTGGGACCATGATGTTAGcttggaggggaagaaggtcgtcgTTATAGGCAATGGAT GCACTGCTGCTCAGATTGTGCCAGCGATAATGCAACCCAGCACATCAGTAACGCAAATCATCCGCAGCCAGCACTGGGTCGTTGACCGTGGAAACTTCACTTACCCTCCGTGGATGATCTGGGCATTTCGCCATattcctcttcttcaccgtctccatcgCTTCGCGATCTACCagggcgccgaagccgactGGCAGTTGTTCCCAATGACCAAGCCCGCCGCACAATACCGGCAGAAGAGGCGCGTGGAAATCGAATCTTATATGCGGAGGACAGCTCCAGCAAAATATCACGACATTCTCATTCCAGACTTTGAAGTTGGCTGCAAG CGCCGAATCTTCGACTGCAACTATCTCGACTCTCTACACAACGAGAAGATGCTCCTAACAGACGCAAAGATCCTCGAAATCGTCCCCGAGGGCCTCCAGACCTCGAACGGACTCATCGAAGCAGACGTGATCGTCCTAGCAACGGGGTTCAACACAAATACCTTCCTCCCAGGAATCCAAGTATATGGCCGAAACAGCAAAACCGTCGAGGAGCACTGGGGACGCAATCACGGCCCGGGGGCGTATAATACAACCTCCATGAACGGGTTCCCtaatttcttcctcttgcttgGGCCGAATACTATTACTGGCCATACGTCTGCTATTATGGCGACTGAGAA CTCTGTGAACTATGCACTCCGTATCCTCAAGCCCGTTCTAGATGGATCTGCTGCCTCGGTCGAGCCGAAGCTCAGTGCCGAGGATGACTACATTGATAAGGTCCAAGCTGCTTGTCAGAATACCGTTTGGCATTCGGGGGGTTGTAACTCG TGGTACATCAACGACAAAAAGTGGAACGCGACGGCATATCCCTGGACGCAAGCCCATTTTTGGTATAGATGTCTGTTCCCTGTTTGGACGGACTGGAATATTAAA GAGGGTGCTAAGAACTGCGAACAGTGGGTTCAAAAACCGGCAAGGACAGGCCGGAAACAGTTGCTGTTGATTATCTTATTCATCATTTGGGCTGGAATATATAAGAAGAGACTCAATATTCGTGGCGTTGCTTCGACTAGGCGGATTGTAAGTGACTTGAGAAGGAGAGTTGGATACTAG